A stretch of Leucobacter aridicollis DNA encodes these proteins:
- a CDS encoding VOC family protein, whose protein sequence is MSRTLRFDHIGITVRQLEPAIAFFESLGLAVEGRTVVEGDFIGTVTGIPNSRSEIVMLSIPGRPSGGAFTAIELSSFTRPEHMIGSVAPMANEVGLRSVSFEVSDLDARVSELAADGYGLVGGIGEYDGGWRMAYVRGPEHIIVALAERESGTPAH, encoded by the coding sequence ATGTCACGGACCCTTCGCTTCGATCACATTGGCATCACGGTGCGGCAGCTGGAGCCAGCGATCGCCTTCTTCGAATCCCTCGGGTTGGCGGTCGAGGGCCGCACGGTCGTCGAGGGCGATTTCATCGGCACAGTCACTGGCATCCCGAATTCGCGTTCAGAGATCGTCATGCTCTCGATTCCTGGGCGCCCAAGCGGCGGTGCGTTCACCGCGATCGAGCTGTCGAGCTTTACGCGCCCGGAGCACATGATCGGGTCCGTCGCGCCCATGGCCAACGAGGTCGGCCTCCGCAGTGTCTCGTTCGAGGTCTCTGATCTGGATGCGCGTGTGAGCGAGCTGGCGGCCGACGGCTACGGTCTTGTCGGCGGCATCGGGGAATACGACGGCGGCTGGCGCATGGCCTATGTGCGAGGGCCAGAACACATCATTGTTGCGCTTGCCGAGCGCGAGTCGGGCACGCCCGCGCACTGA
- a CDS encoding mycothiol transferase, with protein sequence MDATAVLINLARRPQEAAEMLRGKLEPELLNAHPHHDNSIAWLLWHAAREIDVQLAALTGNESVWVAEGYAEKFGLDVEPGDLGYGHTPEQARAIVVHDGDLLIDHLSAVVEAQVAFIASLSETDLARIIDERWDPVVTLGVRLVSISADALEHVAQATYVAGMGDQAFEAR encoded by the coding sequence ATGGATGCAACAGCGGTACTGATCAACCTCGCCCGTCGCCCACAGGAGGCAGCAGAAATGCTTCGCGGGAAGCTGGAACCCGAACTCCTCAACGCGCACCCGCACCACGACAACTCGATCGCCTGGCTCCTGTGGCACGCCGCCCGAGAGATCGACGTGCAGCTCGCCGCGCTCACCGGAAACGAATCGGTGTGGGTCGCGGAGGGCTACGCCGAAAAGTTCGGACTTGACGTCGAGCCGGGGGATCTCGGGTACGGGCACACGCCGGAGCAGGCGCGGGCCATCGTCGTCCATGATGGCGATCTCCTCATTGACCATCTGAGCGCCGTCGTCGAGGCGCAGGTCGCGTTCATTGCGTCACTCAGCGAGACTGACCTTGCGCGCATCATCGACGAGCGCTGGGATCCGGTGGTGACGCTCGGGGTGCGCCTCGTGAGCATCTCGGCCGACGCCCTCGAACACGTCGCCCAAGCAACGTACGTCGCCGGGATGGGCGACCAGGCTTTCGAGGCTCGGTAG